A genomic window from Chlorobium phaeobacteroides DSM 266 includes:
- a CDS encoding AMP-dependent synthetase/ligase, translated as MGLINSDFNTLPELFSSIFTHYKGQSSTFPLARKINGAYEPISYDLLQEDVRHCAAYLKEHGIAAKDRVAILSENRPGWYMADMAILMLGAVTVPLYPSLPPNQIEYILRNCGAKGIIVSNMLQLGKIISIWQKLPDLSLVIVMNRLEETIDEVVDLNQVKDEGKTILEKKPWLLDGIDVEPDDIATLIYTSGTTGLPKGVMLTHRNLCENVKSCSTVIRLDETDRSLSFLPLSHAYERTGGYYLLFSCGAAIYLAESVETVSLNIAEARPTIIFTVPRLFDRIKANTLKQIGNESAIKQKIFFWALHTGEEFHRQMNAKGKAALAVSMQHSLADKLVYAKIRKKFGGKLRYFVSGGAALPQKVGEFFQALSINILEGYGLTETSPVTNVNRPEKIKLGTVGPAVNNVQIRIADDGEILMKGPNIMKGYWQDEDATREVIKDGWFYSGDIGEIDRDGYLKITDRKKHIIVTSGGKNIAPQPIENLISESPYVDQVIVIGEKRPFLIALIVPDFSKLMEYAKENSISATTNKALIENKNIQQIYEKLMRTISRQLATHEKVRKFLLVDEAFSIENGDMTPTMKLKRKTITSRYAAEIDKVYQALNMVYNTE; from the coding sequence ATGGGACTCATCAATTCCGATTTCAACACGCTGCCTGAACTTTTCTCATCCATTTTTACGCATTACAAAGGGCAAAGTTCAACGTTTCCCCTTGCAAGGAAAATCAACGGCGCTTATGAACCGATCTCCTACGATTTGCTGCAGGAGGATGTCAGACATTGTGCTGCATATCTCAAAGAACATGGAATAGCCGCAAAAGATCGCGTGGCAATTCTTTCTGAAAACAGACCCGGCTGGTATATGGCTGATATGGCCATACTGATGCTTGGCGCCGTTACGGTACCTCTTTACCCTTCGCTTCCCCCGAACCAGATAGAGTACATTCTCCGCAACTGCGGGGCAAAAGGAATCATTGTATCAAACATGCTGCAGCTTGGCAAAATCATCTCTATCTGGCAGAAACTGCCGGATCTGAGCCTGGTTATTGTCATGAACCGGCTTGAAGAAACCATTGATGAAGTCGTTGATCTCAATCAGGTAAAAGACGAGGGGAAAACCATTCTCGAAAAAAAACCATGGCTGCTTGATGGAATAGATGTTGAACCTGACGATATCGCCACACTGATTTACACATCGGGAACAACCGGACTTCCTAAAGGGGTCATGCTGACGCACAGGAACCTCTGTGAAAATGTCAAGTCGTGCTCCACCGTTATCCGACTCGACGAAACCGATCGAAGCCTTTCATTTCTCCCGCTTTCCCACGCTTACGAACGGACGGGAGGCTACTATCTGCTGTTTTCATGCGGTGCGGCAATCTATCTTGCTGAAAGCGTCGAAACCGTCTCACTGAATATCGCTGAAGCCCGTCCGACGATCATCTTCACCGTTCCTCGCCTGTTCGACAGAATCAAGGCCAACACGCTCAAACAGATCGGCAATGAAAGCGCTATAAAACAAAAGATATTTTTCTGGGCTCTGCATACCGGCGAAGAGTTCCACCGCCAGATGAATGCAAAAGGCAAAGCCGCACTCGCAGTTTCCATGCAGCACTCTCTTGCCGATAAACTGGTTTATGCAAAAATCAGAAAAAAATTCGGCGGAAAACTTCGATACTTCGTTTCGGGAGGAGCTGCCCTGCCGCAGAAAGTCGGAGAGTTTTTCCAGGCATTGAGCATCAATATCCTTGAAGGATACGGGCTTACTGAAACATCGCCCGTCACAAACGTCAACAGGCCAGAGAAGATCAAGCTTGGAACGGTTGGACCTGCTGTCAATAACGTTCAGATAAGAATTGCTGATGACGGCGAGATTCTTATGAAAGGTCCCAATATCATGAAAGGCTACTGGCAGGATGAAGATGCTACGCGAGAGGTTATTAAGGATGGCTGGTTTTACAGCGGGGATATTGGAGAGATTGATCGTGACGGGTATCTGAAAATCACCGATCGAAAAAAACACATCATCGTCACCTCCGGCGGAAAGAATATCGCTCCCCAGCCTATTGAAAACCTTATTTCGGAAAGCCCCTATGTAGATCAGGTGATTGTGATCGGCGAAAAGCGACCATTTCTTATCGCGCTGATTGTTCCTGATTTCAGTAAACTAATGGAATACGCCAAAGAAAACTCCATCTCGGCTACAACAAACAAGGCGCTGATTGAGAATAAAAATATTCAGCAGATTTATGAAAAGCTCATGCGAACCATTTCCCGTCAACTGGCGACCCATGAAAAAGTTCGCAAGTTTCTGCTTGTTGATGAAGCATTCAGCATTGAGAACGGTGACATGACTCCGACCATGAAACTGAAACGAAAGACTATAACCAGCAGATATGCTGCTGAAATTGACAAGGTATACCAGGCGCTGAACATGGTGTACAATACAGAATAA
- a CDS encoding HhH-GPD family protein: protein MKKAITPNVVSSAELEYYRRPVVQKDVDIELFHQKILGFHKDNRRSFPWRETTDRYAIMVSEIMLQQTQADRVTEKYQAWMRRFPDIRTLADASLRDVLALWSGLGYNSRGQRLQNCAREIEDRFNGVVPSLPTELKTLPGIGDYTCRSIPVFADNLDVAAVDTNIRRIIIHEFALPEDISKSQIQAVAEQLLPIGRSRLWHNALMDYGALFLTSRNTGIRPLTKQSKFEGSKRWYRGRLLKELVARDCVFVEEIHEKYGSCPWGLQEILDDLLREGLVEEADWSNRQGGRVLRIRAR, encoded by the coding sequence ATGAAAAAGGCGATAACTCCGAATGTGGTTTCATCCGCTGAACTCGAATACTATCGACGTCCTGTTGTACAGAAGGACGTCGATATCGAGTTGTTCCATCAGAAAATCCTTGGATTCCATAAAGACAATCGTCGATCTTTTCCCTGGAGGGAAACAACAGACCGTTATGCCATCATGGTCAGCGAGATCATGCTTCAGCAGACACAGGCTGATCGTGTTACCGAAAAATATCAGGCCTGGATGAGGCGGTTTCCTGATATCAGAACACTTGCAGATGCTTCGCTCAGGGATGTGCTTGCTCTCTGGAGCGGACTTGGCTATAACTCCCGCGGACAGCGGTTACAGAACTGCGCAAGGGAGATCGAAGATCGTTTTAACGGGGTAGTGCCTTCACTTCCGACAGAGCTTAAAACTCTTCCTGGTATTGGCGATTACACCTGCCGATCCATTCCTGTATTTGCCGATAACCTCGATGTTGCCGCAGTCGATACCAATATCCGAAGAATCATCATTCACGAGTTCGCCCTTCCGGAAGATATTTCCAAATCGCAGATTCAGGCGGTTGCGGAGCAGCTTCTGCCGATAGGCCGCAGCAGACTGTGGCATAACGCTCTCATGGACTACGGTGCACTCTTTCTCACCAGTCGGAACACCGGCATTCGCCCCTTGACGAAGCAGTCGAAATTCGAGGGGTCAAAACGCTGGTATCGCGGCAGGCTGCTCAAAGAGCTTGTCGCCAGGGATTGTGTCTTTGTTGAAGAGATTCATGAAAAATATGGCTCCTGCCCATGGGGTTTGCAGGAGATCCTCGATGATCTCCTGCGCGAAGGTCTTGTCGAAGAGGCCGACTGGTCGAATCGGCAAGGAGGAAGAGTGTTGCGCATAAGAGCTCGATGA
- the rplS gene encoding 50S ribosomal protein L19, whose product MDQLIQLVEASEARNDFPAINPGDTVKIQLKVIEGEKERLQAFEGVVISDRGAGGSKTITVRKISHGVGVERIIPVNSPNIESITVLKHGKARRAKLFYLRKRTGKAALKVKARKVVEKA is encoded by the coding sequence ATGGATCAGTTAATTCAGTTAGTTGAAGCTTCAGAAGCCAGAAATGATTTTCCGGCTATTAATCCGGGTGATACCGTAAAGATACAGCTCAAGGTTATTGAAGGTGAGAAGGAAAGACTTCAGGCATTTGAGGGCGTTGTTATCAGCGACCGTGGTGCGGGTGGATCAAAAACGATCACGGTACGTAAAATTTCACACGGCGTTGGAGTAGAAAGAATTATTCCGGTCAATTCTCCCAATATTGAGAGCATAACGGTGCTGAAGCACGGAAAGGCAAGAAGAGCGAAACTCTTCTATCTGCGCAAACGTACCGGTAAAGCTGCCTTGAAGGTCAAAGCCCGCAAAGTGGTCGAAAAAGCCTGA
- the trmD gene encoding tRNA (guanosine(37)-N1)-methyltransferase TrmD: MDPMRIDVISVIPGFFDSALHNGLLSIARKKEYVEIHVHNLHDYGLGRYRQVDDTPFGGGAGMVLRPEPVFSCIEALTGEREYDAVIFPTPDGKPFEQALANRFSRMKNLIILCGHYKALDERVRQTLVTMELSVGDVVVSGGEIPALLIMDAVVRLIPGVLGDSESALTDSFQTGMLDSVYYTRPSEFRGMKVPDVLLSGNHRNIEQWRYDNALQRTTRRRPDLLDMKSFED, from the coding sequence ATGGATCCGATGCGGATTGATGTTATTTCCGTTATCCCCGGTTTTTTCGATTCGGCCCTTCATAACGGTCTTTTGAGCATAGCCCGGAAGAAAGAGTATGTGGAAATTCATGTCCATAACCTTCACGACTATGGACTGGGACGGTACCGACAGGTTGACGATACGCCGTTTGGAGGTGGAGCAGGCATGGTTCTGCGTCCGGAACCGGTGTTTTCATGTATTGAAGCCCTCACGGGCGAGAGGGAGTATGATGCGGTGATTTTTCCAACACCGGACGGCAAGCCGTTTGAACAGGCTCTTGCAAACCGGTTTTCCCGCATGAAAAACCTGATTATTCTTTGTGGGCATTACAAGGCCCTTGACGAAAGGGTTCGTCAGACGCTTGTAACCATGGAGTTGTCAGTTGGTGATGTAGTGGTTTCGGGCGGAGAGATACCGGCACTGCTTATTATGGATGCCGTTGTGCGATTGATTCCGGGAGTGCTTGGCGACAGCGAGTCGGCCTTGACGGATTCTTTTCAGACAGGAATGCTTGATAGCGTCTATTACACCCGGCCTTCAGAGTTCAGAGGAATGAAAGTCCCTGATGTTTTGTTGTCAGGCAATCATCGTAATATTGAGCAGTGGCGTTATGATAATGCCTTGCAGCGAACAACCCGGAGACGTCCCGATCTGCTGGATATGAAAAGTTTTGAAGATTGA
- the rimM gene encoding ribosome maturation factor RimM (Essential for efficient processing of 16S rRNA), giving the protein MDLFLTGTILKPKGLKGEVKVLPVTDFPELFLSRKSYLAGKSDASVMPLNVLKASLSKGFAWLFFEGVDTLEKAEKLSGMHLFVEEKELARQPTGRAYLHELIGMKVLDGNRYEAGVISDILKMPAHEVYEVQANGRKILIPAVEEFVEEIDMAGRYMVVPRFDEFL; this is encoded by the coding sequence ATGGATCTTTTTCTGACCGGTACGATACTTAAGCCGAAAGGGCTGAAGGGAGAGGTTAAAGTCCTTCCGGTAACTGATTTTCCTGAGCTTTTTTTGTCGCGGAAAAGTTATCTTGCCGGAAAAAGCGACGCGAGCGTTATGCCTCTCAACGTTCTGAAAGCATCACTCAGCAAAGGATTTGCGTGGCTGTTTTTTGAAGGTGTCGATACTCTTGAAAAAGCTGAAAAGCTTTCCGGGATGCATCTGTTTGTGGAAGAAAAAGAGCTTGCCCGGCAACCGACCGGGCGGGCTTATCTCCATGAGCTTATAGGCATGAAGGTTCTTGACGGAAATCGTTATGAGGCGGGTGTTATTTCAGATATTCTGAAAATGCCGGCACATGAGGTGTATGAGGTTCAGGCAAACGGACGAAAGATTCTGATACCTGCCGTTGAAGAGTTTGTTGAAGAGATTGATATGGCCGGCAGATATATGGTTGTGCCCCGTTTTGACGAGTTTTTGTGA
- the rpsP gene encoding 30S ribosomal protein S16, whose translation MVKIRLKRTGRKKLPIYQIVAADARSPRDGKFLEVIGHYQPTAKPHAVTIKKDRVAYWMQTGAQPTDTVRSLIRSTGLLYEMRLKKMGRSEEEIVSEMEKWQARQTERRQKRLVVKSRRRQAKKEAEGKAAGAEA comes from the coding sequence TTGGTCAAGATCAGATTGAAAAGAACAGGAAGAAAAAAATTACCCATTTATCAGATTGTTGCTGCTGACGCACGCTCTCCGAGGGATGGAAAATTTCTTGAAGTTATCGGACACTATCAGCCGACAGCAAAACCGCATGCGGTGACTATAAAAAAAGACCGTGTTGCATACTGGATGCAGACCGGTGCGCAGCCAACCGATACCGTTCGCAGTCTTATTCGTTCGACGGGTCTGTTGTACGAAATGCGGCTGAAAAAAATGGGACGCAGCGAAGAAGAGATCGTTTCCGAGATGGAAAAATGGCAGGCAAGACAAACGGAAAGACGCCAGAAACGTCTGGTTGTGAAATCCCGTCGCCGTCAGGCTAAAAAAGAGGCTGAGGGAAAAGCTGCCGGCGCTGAAGCTTGA
- the ffh gene encoding signal recognition particle protein, translating into MFDNLSDKLEATFKKLAGQATINEINIGIAMRDIKRALLNADVNYKVAKKLVDDIREKSLGEQVLKSVSPAQMIVKIVNDELTDLMGGEHQPLNLSPKKLPAIIMVAGLQGSGKTTFCAKLAKRLKKNGKNPMLVAADVYRPAAVDQLRTLGEQVDVPVFSIDEQDAMKAAVKGLEAARLAAKDVVIIDTAGRLQIDEKMMAEAEALKHALKPDELLFVVDSMMGQEAVNTAKAFNDRLDFDGVVLTKLDGDARGGAALSIRQVVEKPIKFISVGEKVDDLDLFYPDRMAQRILGMGDIVSFVEKAQETLDLEKTLEMQKKLMKNEFDLNDFFDQLQQLKKMGSIQGLISMVPGLNKMVPKQEIENLDFKPIEAMINSMTKQEKTNPEIINGSRRQRIAKGSGTRVQEVNMLLKQFGEMKKMMRSVTKLSQSGRKITSQNLALDKFLKR; encoded by the coding sequence ATGTTTGATAATTTAAGTGATAAATTAGAGGCCACCTTTAAGAAACTTGCAGGGCAGGCGACGATCAATGAGATCAATATTGGTATTGCGATGCGCGATATCAAGCGCGCTCTGCTCAATGCTGACGTGAATTACAAGGTAGCAAAGAAGCTGGTTGACGATATCAGGGAAAAATCACTTGGCGAGCAGGTACTCAAGAGCGTTTCTCCTGCCCAGATGATTGTCAAGATTGTCAATGACGAGTTGACCGATCTTATGGGAGGCGAACATCAGCCGTTGAACCTCTCCCCCAAAAAGTTGCCCGCCATTATCATGGTTGCGGGTTTACAGGGTTCCGGAAAAACGACGTTCTGCGCAAAGCTGGCCAAGCGTCTCAAAAAGAACGGGAAAAACCCCATGCTGGTAGCTGCCGACGTCTATCGTCCAGCCGCTGTCGACCAGCTCAGGACTCTCGGCGAACAGGTTGATGTACCCGTTTTTTCCATAGATGAGCAGGATGCGATGAAGGCCGCCGTGAAGGGTCTTGAAGCAGCCCGTCTTGCGGCAAAGGATGTCGTTATCATCGATACGGCAGGCCGTTTGCAGATAGATGAGAAAATGATGGCGGAGGCAGAGGCATTGAAACATGCGCTCAAGCCCGATGAGCTGTTGTTTGTCGTTGATTCCATGATGGGTCAGGAAGCTGTCAATACGGCCAAAGCTTTTAACGACAGGCTCGATTTTGACGGCGTTGTGCTAACCAAACTCGACGGAGATGCACGAGGCGGTGCGGCGCTTTCCATACGCCAGGTTGTCGAAAAGCCGATAAAATTCATCAGTGTTGGTGAAAAGGTCGATGATCTCGATCTCTTTTATCCCGACCGTATGGCCCAGAGAATTCTCGGTATGGGTGATATTGTCAGTTTTGTTGAAAAAGCGCAGGAAACGCTGGATCTTGAGAAGACCCTCGAGATGCAGAAGAAACTGATGAAAAACGAGTTTGATCTCAACGACTTTTTCGATCAGCTCCAGCAGCTTAAAAAGATGGGCTCGATTCAGGGACTCATTTCCATGGTGCCGGGATTGAATAAAATGGTTCCGAAACAGGAAATTGAAAATCTTGATTTCAAGCCGATTGAGGCGATGATCAACTCCATGACAAAACAGGAAAAAACAAATCCTGAAATAATCAATGGCAGTCGGAGGCAGAGAATTGCAAAGGGAAGCGGTACCAGGGTTCAGGAAGTGAACATGCTGCTCAAGCAGTTCGGGGAGATGAAAAAGATGATGCGTTCGGTAACGAAGCTTTCGCAATCAGGCAGAAAAATCACCTCACAGAATCTTGCGCTCGACAAGTTTCTAAAACGTTAA
- the rfaE1 gene encoding D-glycero-beta-D-manno-heptose-7-phosphate kinase — protein sequence MSAPSIKHILDSFKKQRIAVIGDIMLDKYIFGHVSRISPEYPVPVVEVTHEDHRLGGAANVALNTLSLGAETILIGVTGADANRDILADLCRNLNLSVDCLVADASRPTTSKTRILSQSHHITRVDYESKESVDQHIETAILERFEHIADSIDAVILEDYNKGLLTENLVQNIIKIAETNNTPVLVDPKLKGFFSYRNCSVFKPNLSEMASSLGIVIHNDDREIEKACVLLREKLNAEAIVVTRSEKGMTIYNGKFTHIPATSLEVSDVSGAGDTVISVLALGAASGLDIETSAAIANLAAGSVCQEVGAVPVKQDKLFRACQEYLR from the coding sequence ATGTCAGCACCCTCCATAAAACACATCCTTGATTCGTTCAAGAAGCAGCGCATTGCCGTTATAGGCGACATCATGCTCGATAAATATATCTTCGGGCATGTTTCAAGAATTTCTCCGGAGTATCCGGTTCCTGTCGTTGAGGTAACGCATGAGGATCATCGGCTCGGCGGAGCTGCAAATGTCGCTCTCAATACGCTTTCGCTTGGCGCTGAAACCATCCTGATCGGGGTTACCGGTGCTGATGCCAACAGGGATATTCTTGCAGACCTTTGCAGAAATCTGAACCTTTCCGTTGACTGTCTCGTTGCGGACGCATCAAGACCCACAACAAGCAAAACAAGAATTCTCTCCCAAAGCCATCACATAACCAGAGTGGATTATGAAAGCAAGGAGTCGGTTGACCAGCATATTGAAACCGCCATTCTTGAGCGTTTTGAACATATTGCCGACAGCATTGATGCCGTGATTCTCGAAGATTACAACAAGGGACTTCTTACGGAAAACCTTGTTCAAAACATTATTAAAATAGCAGAAACAAACAACACCCCCGTTCTTGTTGACCCTAAACTTAAAGGGTTCTTTTCATATCGAAACTGCAGTGTTTTCAAGCCAAACCTTTCTGAAATGGCCTCCTCACTGGGTATTGTCATTCATAATGATGACAGGGAAATTGAGAAGGCATGCGTTTTGCTCCGCGAAAAACTCAATGCCGAGGCGATTGTCGTAACACGAAGTGAAAAAGGAATGACCATTTACAACGGGAAATTCACTCATATTCCGGCTACATCCCTTGAAGTATCCGATGTATCGGGTGCCGGAGACACGGTAATCAGCGTGCTCGCGCTGGGTGCCGCTTCCGGTCTCGATATTGAGACCAGCGCAGCAATCGCCAATCTTGCTGCCGGATCAGTCTGCCAGGAGGTTGGCGCCGTTCCTGTAAAACAGGATAAACTGTTCAGGGCATGTCAGGAATATCTTCGATAA
- a CDS encoding START domain-containing protein → MDVHSALNVNWTFRIEHKGIRIFSSKVHGSDILGFKGETELPATFKKLISLFYDTNSYHRWVHQLAAMDILEKKGCLEYVVRQVINTPWPLLKREMIVRTGLEPAGDNAVAVTMTSEPDYLPPNPDYYRVRHARGVWIFSPIDHGRVHISFVMHVDPGKDVPSPVSNTAMFEVPFYSLQNMRSLIADCSYNPPYPDEIDNHLCIIEDIPDMP, encoded by the coding sequence ATGGATGTACATTCAGCTCTTAACGTGAACTGGACGTTTCGTATAGAACATAAAGGAATCAGAATATTTTCATCGAAAGTGCACGGTTCCGATATTCTTGGATTTAAAGGCGAAACAGAGCTTCCCGCTACCTTTAAAAAACTGATCAGTTTGTTTTATGATACCAACAGTTATCATCGCTGGGTTCACCAGTTGGCAGCAATGGATATTCTTGAAAAAAAAGGCTGTCTTGAGTATGTTGTGCGTCAGGTCATCAATACGCCGTGGCCACTTTTGAAACGTGAAATGATTGTGCGTACAGGATTGGAACCTGCCGGAGATAATGCCGTTGCGGTCACCATGACCTCTGAGCCTGACTATTTACCGCCTAACCCCGATTATTATCGAGTGCGGCATGCGCGGGGAGTCTGGATTTTTTCTCCGATAGACCACGGACGGGTGCATATTTCTTTTGTCATGCATGTTGATCCCGGAAAAGATGTTCCTTCGCCGGTCAGCAATACAGCCATGTTCGAGGTTCCCTTTTATTCGTTGCAGAATATGAGATCCCTGATTGCCGACTGTTCCTATAATCCGCCATATCCTGATGAGATTGACAACCACCTCTGCATTATCGAAGATATTCCTGACATGCCCTGA
- a CDS encoding START domain-containing protein: MSLLEKISTSTCSLRLKNDWLKIFTCPIPSSDFLSFVGVATMDAPQHAVLALLYDVDVATQWVWKTREMKVLKELSEDEGRIVYQLVSAPWPVSDREIITLSQGYIDPETSEVFIKLECRPDYLPLNDKYVRVPQLEGAWNIIPLSENQCRVVFRLHIEPGGEIPAWLANIAVIDTPFHTMNNMREWVKKEKYQNPVDAPFKKSSRDVIKQYDQFITE; the protein is encoded by the coding sequence ATGTCTCTGCTTGAAAAAATCAGTACATCGACCTGTTCGTTGCGTCTAAAAAACGACTGGTTGAAAATTTTCACATGTCCGATTCCCTCTTCTGATTTTCTCTCTTTTGTCGGAGTCGCAACGATGGATGCTCCCCAGCATGCCGTTCTTGCGCTCCTGTACGATGTCGATGTTGCCACCCAATGGGTCTGGAAAACAAGAGAGATGAAAGTCCTCAAAGAGTTGTCTGAAGATGAGGGGAGAATTGTCTATCAGCTTGTAAGCGCACCCTGGCCTGTATCTGACAGAGAGATTATCACATTGTCCCAGGGATATATAGATCCTGAGACATCTGAAGTTTTTATCAAGCTTGAGTGCAGACCCGATTACCTGCCTTTAAACGACAAGTATGTCAGGGTTCCACAGCTTGAAGGAGCATGGAATATCATTCCCCTTTCTGAAAATCAGTGCCGTGTGGTTTTCAGACTCCATATAGAGCCCGGCGGCGAAATTCCTGCATGGCTTGCCAACATCGCTGTTATTGATACTCCGTTTCATACCATGAACAATATGCGGGAGTGGGTGAAAAAAGAGAAGTATCAGAATCCCGTGGATGCTCCCTTCAAAAAATCGTCACGGGATGTTATCAAACAATACGATCAGTTTATAACTGAGTAA
- a CDS encoding S41 family peptidase, translating into MSRVLTVVMMIVVLSFGIFLGTRLNTGHEQAPGSLKKMYEAYGLIRELYVDEVQGDSLVNSSIKGMVDYLDPHSVYLEPEKVVYSQAELEGNFDGIGIEFDIISDTLLVVSPLSGGPSAAVGVAAGDRILAIDSVSAIGITHQDVLRKLRGTRGSLVYLRVFRPFNGKYLDFKITRGRITTSSVDAAFVLPNGTGYIRLSRFAETTADEFRAALARLKKQGMKKLLVDLRGNPGGILDQAVSVADEFLPKGKMIVYTKSVKNSIEDAQYLATSNGGYETGEVILLVDRGSASASEILAGALQDNRRALVLGELTFGKGLVQRQYPFKDGSALRLTVSRYYTPSGRQIQRHYKKGVDGRESYYNEAATSLTPQKLFADNDSLLYLKNGDISVYRTGGFSAILSVPAQKSGDSRSVAALRNAGGVVPDYWVTGKPYSDFYQELYRTGSFDDLAQRVLDNPASSVQQYRKSMERFLSEYSQDSRLESLVRKTCEAKKIRFDQSGFLFDRSNIALAIKARIAHQLFGAEAQIRVYVVQSDPLVKFSSQVPVTLVR; encoded by the coding sequence ATGTCTCGTGTTCTTACGGTTGTTATGATGATCGTTGTCCTTTCATTCGGAATATTTCTGGGCACCAGGCTTAATACGGGGCATGAGCAGGCACCTGGATCACTAAAAAAAATGTATGAAGCATATGGTTTGATCCGGGAGCTTTATGTGGATGAGGTTCAGGGAGATAGTCTCGTGAACTCTTCGATCAAGGGGATGGTAGACTATCTCGATCCTCATTCCGTCTATCTTGAGCCTGAAAAGGTTGTCTACTCTCAAGCTGAGCTTGAGGGTAATTTTGACGGAATTGGTATAGAGTTCGATATTATCAGCGATACGCTTCTTGTTGTTTCGCCGTTATCGGGGGGGCCGAGTGCGGCTGTAGGCGTTGCCGCAGGCGACAGGATTCTGGCGATCGATTCGGTTTCCGCAATAGGAATTACGCATCAGGATGTTTTGAGAAAGTTGAGAGGTACCCGAGGATCTCTTGTCTATTTGCGAGTATTCCGTCCTTTCAACGGGAAATATCTTGATTTCAAAATTACCAGGGGGCGGATTACGACATCGTCTGTCGACGCGGCATTTGTTCTTCCAAACGGCACCGGATATATCAGATTAAGCCGTTTTGCAGAAACAACTGCCGATGAGTTCCGTGCCGCACTTGCCAGGTTGAAAAAACAGGGGATGAAAAAGCTGCTTGTTGATTTGCGGGGAAATCCCGGAGGTATTCTCGATCAGGCGGTAAGCGTAGCCGATGAATTTCTTCCGAAAGGGAAGATGATTGTCTATACAAAGAGTGTCAAGAACAGTATAGAGGACGCTCAATATCTGGCAACGTCAAATGGCGGTTATGAAACGGGAGAGGTTATTCTGCTTGTCGACAGGGGGAGCGCGTCAGCTTCCGAAATTCTTGCCGGGGCGCTTCAGGATAACAGACGGGCGCTTGTACTTGGCGAGTTGACGTTTGGCAAGGGTCTTGTGCAGAGGCAGTATCCGTTTAAAGACGGCTCGGCACTTCGTCTCACCGTCTCTCGTTACTATACTCCTTCAGGTCGTCAGATACAACGTCACTACAAAAAGGGTGTTGACGGGCGCGAATCATATTATAATGAAGCCGCGACAAGCCTTACGCCCCAGAAACTGTTTGCAGACAATGATAGTTTATTGTATTTAAAAAATGGCGATATTTCTGTGTACAGAACTGGCGGTTTCTCCGCGATACTCTCAGTACCTGCTCAGAAAAGCGGCGATTCGAGGAGTGTTGCTGCGTTGAGGAATGCCGGAGGAGTTGTTCCCGATTATTGGGTAACCGGTAAGCCCTATTCCGATTTTTATCAGGAACTGTACCGTACAGGTTCTTTCGATGATCTTGCGCAAAGAGTGCTTGACAACCCTGCAAGTTCTGTTCAGCAGTATCGGAAATCCATGGAGCGGTTTCTTTCGGAATATTCTCAGGACAGCAGACTGGAGTCGCTTGTCAGGAAAACGTGTGAGGCTAAAAAAATACGGTTTGACCAGTCGGGGTTTCTTTTTGATCGCAGTAACATTGCTCTGGCAATAAAAGCAAGAATTGCCCACCAGCTTTTCGGTGCTGAAGCGCAGATAAGGGTATATGTTGTTCAATCAGATCCTCTTGTGAAATTTTCTTCTCAAGTTCCTGTTACTCTTGTTCGCTGA